A genomic window from Myotis daubentonii chromosome 4, mMyoDau2.1, whole genome shotgun sequence includes:
- the APC gene encoding adenomatous polyposis coli protein isoform X7 — MSASRGSGPEAALPASGPLSTLGFWGSGGGQGCVPPERTRPGGVRASGRGAPGWQEVLKQLQGSIEDEVMTSSGQIDLLERLKELNLDSSNFPGVKLRSKMSLRSYGSREGSVSSRSGECSPVPMGSFPRRGFVNGSRENTGYLEELEKERSLLLADLDKEEKEKDWYYAQLQNLTKRIDSLPLTENRRVTRIQQIEKDILRIRQLLQSQATEAERSSQSKHEAGSHEAEQQNEGQGVAEISMATSGSGQNSATRMDHETASVLSSSSTHSAPRRLTSHLGTKVEMVYSLLSMLGTHDKDDMSRTLLAMSSSQDSCISMRQSGCLPLLIQLLHGNDKDSVLLGNSRGSKEARARASAALHNIIHSQPDDKRGRREIRVLHLLEQIRAYCETCWEWQEAHEQGMDQDKNPMPAPVEHQICPAVCVLMKLSFDEEHRHAMNELGRKATRGISSQELGQGLSGGLQAIAELLQVDCEMYGLTNDHYSITLRRYAGMALTNLTFGDVANKATLCSMKGCMRALVAQLKSESEDLQQVIASVLRNLSWRADVNSKKTLREVGSVKALMECALEVKKESTLKSVLSALWNLSAHCTENKADICAVDGALAFLVGTLTYRSQTNTLAIIESGGGILRNVSSLIATNEDHRQILRENNCLQTLLQHLKSHSLTIVSNACGTLWNLSARNPKDQEALWDMGAVSMLKNLIHSKHKMIAMGSAAALRNLMANRPAKYKDANIMSPGSSLPSLHVRKQKALEAELDAQHLSETFDNIDNLSPKTSHRSKQRHKQSLYGDYVFDTNRHDDNRSDNFNTGNMTVLSPYLNTTVLPSSSSSRGSLDSSRSEKDRSLERERGITLGNYHPATENPGTSSKRSLQISTTAAQIAKVMEEVSAIHTSQEDRRSGSPTELHCGTDERNALRRSSTAHTHSNTYNFTKSENSNRTCPIPYAKLEYKRSSNDSLNSVSSSDGYGKRGQMKPSIESYSEDDESKCCSYGQYPADLAHKIHSANHMDDNDGELDTPINYSLKYSDEQLNSGRQSPSQNERWARPKHIIEDEMKHSEQRQSRSQSTTYPVYTESTDDKHLKFQPHFGQQECVSPYRSRGASASETNRVGSNHGINQNVNQSLCQEDDYEDDKPTNYSERYSEEEQHEEEERPTNYSIKYNEEKHVEEPIDYSLKYSTDIPPSQKPSFSFSKSSSGQSTKTEHISTSSENTSTPSSNAKRQNQLHPSSAQSRSGQTQKATSCKVPSINQETIQTYCVEDTPICFSRCSSLSSLSSAEDEMGCDQRTQETDSANTLQIAEIKENSGTRATEVSVNEVPTVSQHIRTKNNRLPASGLSSESARHKAVELSSGAKSPSKSGAQTPKSPPEHYVQETPLMFSRCTSVSSLDSFESRSIASSVQSEPCSGMVSGIISPSDLPDSPGQTMPPSRSKTPPPPPLPQTVQAKQEVPKNKVSNAEKRESGPKQAAVNAAVQRVQVLPDADTLLHFATESTPDGFSCSSSLSALSLDEPFIQKDVELRIMPPVQENDNVNETESEQPEESSENLEKEAEKPTDSEKDILDDSDDDDIEILEECIISAMPTKSSRKAKKPTQSASKLPPPVARKPSQLPVYKLLPSQNRIQAQKHVSFTPGDDMPRVYCVEGTPINFSTATSLSDLTIESPPNELTAVEGVRAGAQTGEFEKRDTIPTEGRSTDEAQRGKTSSVTIPELDDSKTEEGDILAECINSAMPKGKSHKPFRVKKIMDQVQQASMSSSGNNKNQLDGQKKKPTSPVKPMPQNTEYRAHVKKNTDSKNNLNAERTFSDNKDSKKQNLKNNSKDFNDKLPNNEDRVRGSFTFDSPHHYTPIEGTPYCFSRNDSLSSLDFDDDDVDLSREKAELRKGKDNKESEAKVNSQTELTMSQQSGNKTQTVTKHPINRGQSNKPMLQKQSTFPQSSKDLPDRGAAADEKLQNFAIENTPVCFSRNSSLSSLSDIDQENNNNKENEPIKETVPPASQGEPSKPQASGYAPKSFHVEDTPVCFSRNSSLSSLSIDSEDDLLQECISSAMPKKKKPSRLKGDNEKHSPRNMGGILAEDLTLDLKDTQRPDSEHGLSPDSENFDWKAIQEGANSIVSSLHQAAAAACLSRQASSDSDSILSLKSGISLGSPFHLTPDQEEKPFTCNKGPRILKPGEKSTLEAKKVESENKGIKGGKKVYKSLLTGKVRSNSEISSQLKQPLQANMPSISRGRTMIHIPGVRNSSSSTSPVSKKGPPFKTPASKSPSEGQTATTSPRGAKPSVKSELSPITRQTSQLAGSNKGPSRSGSRDSTPSRPAQQPLSRPMQSPGRNSISPGRNGISPPNKLSQLPRTSSPSTASTKSSGSGKMSYTSPGRQTSQQNLTKQTGLSKNGSSIPRSESASKGLNQMNNSNGSNKKVELSRMSSTKSSGSESDRSERPVLVRQSTFIKEAPSPTLRRKLEESASFESLSPSSRPDSPTRSQAQTPVLSPSLPDMSLSTHSSVQSGGWRKLPPNLSPTVEYNDGRPAKRHDITRSHSESPSRLPINRSGTWKREHSKHSSSLPRVSTWRRTGSSSSILSASSESSEKAKSEDEKHVNCISGTKQTKENQVSIKGTWRKIKENEISPTNCTSHIASSGAANGAESKTLIYQMAPAVSKTEDVWVRIEDCPINNPRSGRSPTGNTPPVINSVSEKGNPNAKDSKDNQGKPNVGNGSGPIRTMGLENCLNSFIQVNAPDQKGTEAKPGQSNPVPAAETNESSIAERTPFGSSNSSKHSSPSGTVAARVTPFNYNPSPRKSSADSTSARPSQIPTPVNNSKKRDSKTDNTESSGTQSPKRHSGSYLVTSV; from the exons GTGGAAATGGTGTATTCATTGTTGTCAATGCTTGGTACTCATGATAAGGATGATATGTCACGAACTTTGCTAGCTATGTCTAGCTCCCAAGACAGCTGTATATCCATGCGACAGTCtggatgtcttcctctcctcATCCAGCTTTTACATGGCAATGACAAAGACTCTGTGTTGTTGGGAAATTCCCGGGGCAGTAAAGAGGCTCGGGCCAGGGCCAGTGCAGCACTCCACAACATCATTCACTCACAGCCTGATGACAAGAGAGGCAGGCGTGAAATCCGAGTCCTTCATCTTTTGGAACAGATACGAGCTTACTGTGAAACCTGTTGGGAGTGGCAGGAAGCCCACGAACAAGGCATGGACCAGGACAAAAATCCAA tgccAGCTCCTGTTGAACATCAGATCTGTCCTGCTGTGTGTGTTCTAATGAAACTTTCCTTTGATGAAGAACATAGACATGCAATGAATGAACTTG gTAGGAAGGCTACCCGGGGCATTTCATCACAGGAGCTAGGGCAGGGGCTTTCAG GGGGACTACAGGCCATTGCAGAATTATTGCAAGTGGACTGTGAAATGTATGGGCTTACTAATGACCACTACAGTATTACATTAAGACGATATGCTGGAATGGCTTTGACAAACTTGACTTTTGGAGATGTAGCCAACAAG GCTACACTCTGCTCTATGAAAGGCTGCATGAGAGCACTGGTGGCCCAACTAAAATCTGAAAGTGAGGACTTACAGCAG GTTATTGCAAGTGTTTTGAGGAATTTGTCTTGGAGAGCAGATGTAAATAGTAAAAAGACATTGCGTGAAGTTGGAAGTGTGAAAGCATTGATGGAATGTGCTTTGGAAGTTAAAAAG GAATCAACCCTCAAAAGTGTATTGAGTGCCTTATGGAATTTGTCAGCACATTGCACTGAGAATAAAGCTGATATATGTGCTGTAGATGGTGCACTTGCATTTTTGGTTGGCACTCTCACTTACCGGAGCCAGACAAATACTTTAGCCATTATTGAAAGTGGAGGTGGGATATTACGGAATGTGTCCAGCTTGATAGCAACAAACGAGGATCACAG GCAAATCCTAAGAGAGAACAACTGCCTGCAAACCTTATTACAACACTTAAAATCTCACAGTTTGACAATAGTCAGTAATGCATGTGGAACCTTGTGGAATCTCTCAGCAAGAAATCCTAAAGACCAGGAGGCATTATGGGACATGGGGGCAGTCAGCATGCTCAAGAACCTCATTCATTCAAAGCACAAAATGATTGCTATGGGAAGTGCTGCAGCTTTAAGGAATCTCATGGCAAATAGACCCGCAAAGTATAAGGATGCCAATATAATGTCTCCTGGTTCAAGCTTGCCATCTCTTCATGTGAGGAAACAAAAAGCTCTGGAAGCGGAATTAGATGCTCAGCACTTATCAGAAACTTTTGACAATATTGACAATTTAAGTCCCAAGACATCTCATCGTAGTAAGCAAAGACACAAGCAAAGCCTTTATGGTGACTATGTTTTTGACACCAATAGACATGATGATAATAGGTCAGACAATTTTAATACTGGAAACATGACTGTCCTTTCACCATATTTAAATACAACAGTGTTGCCCAGCTCCTCTTCATCAAGGGGAAGTTTAGATAGTTCTCGTTCTGAAAAAGATAGAAGTTTGGAGAGAGAACGAGGAATTACCCTAGGCAACTACCACCCAGCAACAGAAAATCCAGGAACCTCTTCAAAACGAAGTTTGCAGATTTCCACCACTGCAGCCCAAATTGCTAAAGTCATGGAAGAGGTATCAGCCATTCACACTTCTCAGGAAGACAGAAGGTCTGGGTCTCCCACCGAATTGCACTGTGGGACAGATGAGAGGAATGCACTAAGAAGAAGCTCTACTGCTCACACACATTCAAACACTTACAACTTCACTAAGTCAGAAAATTCAAATAGGACATGTCCTATACCTTATGCCAAATTAGAATATAAGAGATCTTCAAATGATAGTTTAAATAGTGTCAGTAGTAGTGATGGTTATGGTAAAAGAGGTCAAATGAAACCTTCGATTGAATCCTATTCTGAAGATGATGAAAGTAAATGTTGCAGCTACGGTCAATATCCAGCTGACCTCGCCCATAAAATACATAGTGCAAATCATATGGATGATAATGATGGAGAACTAGATACACCAATAAATTATAGTCTTAAGTATTCGGATGAGCAGTTGAATTCTGGAAGGCAAAGTCCTTCACAAAATGAAAGATGGGCAAGACCCAAACATATAATAGAAGATGAAATGAAACACAGTGAACAGAGACAATCAAGGAGTCAAAGCACAACTTATCCCGTATATACTGAGAGCACTGAtgataaacacctcaagttcCAACCACATTTTGGACAGCAAGAATGTGTTTCCCCATATAGGTCAAGAGGAGCTAGTGCTTCAGAAACAAATCGAGTAGGCTCTAATCATGGAATTAATCAAAATGTAAATCAGTCTTTGTGTCAGGAAGATGACTATGAAGATGATAAGCCAACCAACTATAGTGAACGTTACTCTGAGGAAGAGCAACATGAAGAAGAAGAGAGACCAACAAATTATAGCataaaatataatgaagaaaaacatGTGGAGGAGCCTATtgattatagtttaaaatattccACAGACATTCCTCCCTCACAGAAACCATCATTTTCATTCTCAAAGAGTTCATCTGGACAAAGCACTAAAACTGAACACATCTCTACAAGCAGTGAGAATACATCCACACCTTCATCTAATGCCAAGAGGCAGAATCAGCTCCATCCCAGTTCAGCACAGAGCAGAAGTGGTCAGACTCAAAAAGCCACCTCTTGTAAAGTTCCTTCTATCAACCAAGAGACAATACAGACTTACTGTGTAGAAGACACCCCAATATGTTTTTCAAGGTGCAGTTCATTGTCATCTTTGTCATCAGCTGAAGATGAAATGGGATGTGATCAGAGGACACAGGAAACGGATTCTGCTAATACACTACAGAtagcagaaataaaagaaaacagtggAACTAGAGCAACTGAAGTTTCTGTGAATGAAGTTCCAACAGTGTCACAGCACATTAGAACCAAAAACAACAGACTCCCGGCTTCTGGTTTATCTTCAGAATCGGCCAGGCACAAAGCTGTTGAACTTTCTTCAGGGGCCAAATCACCATCAAAAAGTGGTGCCCAGACACCTAAAAGTCCACCAGAGCACTATGTTCAGGAGACTCCACTCATGTTTAGCAGATGTACATCTGTCAGTTCACTAGATAGTTTTGAGAGTCGTTCAATTGCTAGCTCTGTTCAGAGTGAACCCTGTAGTGGAATGGTAAGTGGCATTATAAGCCCCAGTGACCTTCCAGATAGCCCTGGACAAACCATGCCACCAAGCAGAAGTAaaacccctcctcctcctcctcttcctcaaacAGTGCAAGCTAAACAAGAGGTACCTAAAAATAAAGTATCTAATgctgaaaagagagagagtggaCCTAAGCAAGCTGCTGTTAATGCTGCAGTTCAGAGGGTCCAGGTTCTTCCAGATGCTGATACTTTACTACATTTTGCCACAGAAAGTACTCCAGATGGATTTTCTTGTTCATCTAGCCTGAGTGCTCTGAGCCTCGATGAGCCATTTATACAGAAAGATGTGGAATTAAGAATAATGCCTCCAGTTCAGGAAAATGACAATGTGAATGAAACAGAATCTGAGCAGCCTGAAGAATCCAGTGAAAACCTGGAAAAAGAAGCTGAAAAACCTACTGATTCTGAAAAAGACATATTAGATGATTCAGATGATGATGATATTGAAATACTAGAAGAATGTATTATTTCTGCCATGCCAACAAAATCTTCACGCAAAGCCAAAAAGCCGACCCAGAGTGCTTCAAAACTACCTCCACCTGTTGCAAGAAAACCAAGCCAACTGCCTGTGTACAAACTTCTGCCATCACAAAACAGGATACAAGCACAAAAGCATGTTAGTTTTACACCAGGAGATGATATGCCACGGGTATATTGTGTAGAAGGGACACCTATAAACTTTTCTACCGCTACATCGCTAAGTGATCTAACAATAGAATCCCCTCCAAATGAGTTAACTGCTGTAGAAGGGGTTAGAGCAGGGGCACAAACAGGTGAATTTGAAAAACGAGATACAATTCCTACAGAAGGCAGAAGTACGGATGAGGCTCAAAGAGGAAAAACTTCATCTGTAACTATACCTGAACTGGATGACAGTAAAACAGAAGAAGGTGATATTCTTGCAGAATGCATTAATTCTGCCATGcccaaaggaaaaagtcacaagCCTTTCCGTGTGAAAAAGATAATGGACCAGGTCCAACAAGCATCTATGTCTTCATCTGGAAATAACAAGAATCAATTAGATGGTCAGAAGAAGAAACCTACTTCACCAGTAAAACCTATGCCACAGAATACTGAATATAGggcacatgtaaaaaaaaatacagattcaaaaaataatttaaatgctgAAAGAACTTTTTCAGACAACAAAGATTCAAAGAAACAGAACCTGAAAAATAATTCCAAGGACTTCAATGATAAGCTACCAAACAATGAAGATCGAGTCAGAGGAAGCTTTACTTTTGATTCACCTCATCATTACACACCTATTgaaggaactccatactgtttttcacgaAATGATTCTTTGAGTTCTCTagattttgatgatgatgatgttgaccTTTCCAGGGAAAAGGCtgaattaagaaaaggaaaagacaataAGGAATCAGAAGCTAAAGTTAACAGTCAGACAGAACTAACCATGAGCCAACAATCAGGTAATAAGACACAAACTGTTACAAAGCATCCAATAAATCGAGGACAATCTAATAAACCCATGCTGCAGAAGCAGTCCACTTTCCCCCAGTCATCCAAAGACTTACCagacagaggagcagcagctgatgAAAAATTACAGAATTTTGCTATTGAAAATACTCCAGTTTGTTTTTCTCGAAATTCCTCTCTAAGTTCTCTTAGTGACATTgatcaagaaaacaacaacaacaaagaaaatgaacCTATCAAAGAAACAGTGCCCCCCGCCTCACAGGGAGAACCAAGTAAACCTCAGGCATCAGGTTATGCTCCTAAATCATTTCATGTAGAAGATACCCCTGTTTGTTTCTCAAGAAACAGTTCTCTCAGTTCTCTCAGTATTGACTCTGAAGATGACCTGTTGCAGGAATGTATAAGTTCTGcaatgccaaaaaagaagaagcctTCAAGGCTCAAAGGTGATAATGAAAAGCATAGTCCCAGAAATATGGGTGGCATATTAGCAGAAGATTTGACACTTGATTTGAAAGATACACAGAGACCAGATTCAGAACATGGTTTATCCCCTGACTCAGAAAATTTTGATTGGAAAGCCATTCAGGAAGGTGCAAATTCCATAGTAAGTAGTTTACatcaagctgctgctgctgcatgtTTATCTAGACAAGCTTCTTCTGATTCAGATTCAATCCTTTCACTGAAATCAGGAATCTCTCTGGGGTCACCATTTCATCTTACACCTGATCAAGAGGAAAAACCCTTTACATGTAATAAAGGCCCACGAATTCTGAAACCTGGCGAGAAAAGTACATTGGAAGCTAAAAAGGTAGAATCTGAAAATAAAGGCATCAAAGGAGGGAAAAAAGTTTATAAGAGTTTGCTTACTGGAAAAGTTCGATCTAATTCAGAAATTTCAAGCCAGTTGAAACAGCCCCTTCAAGCAAATATGCCTTCAATCTCTCGAGGTCGGACAATGATTCACATTCCAGGAGTTCGAAATAGCTCATCAAGTACAAGCCCAGTTTCTAAAAAAGGCCCACCCTTTAAGACTCCAGCCTCCAAAAGCCCTAGTGAAGGTCAGACAGCCACCACTTCTCCTAGAGGAGCCAAACCATCAGTGAAGTCAGAATTAAGCCCTATTACCAGGCAGACATCCCAACTGGCTGGGTCAAATAAAGGGCCTTCTAGATCAGGATCTAGAGATTCCACTCCTTCAAGACCTGCCCAGCAACCGTTAAGTAGACCTATGCAGTCTCCAGGACGAAACTCAATTTCTCCTGGTAGAAATGGAATAAGTCCTCCTAACAAATTATCTCAACTGCCAAGGACATCATCCCCTAGTACTGCTTCAACTAAGTCCTCGGGTTCTGGGAAAATGTCGTACACATCTCCAGGCAGACAGACGAGCCAACAGAACCTTACAAAACAAACGGGTTTATCCAAAAATGGCAGTAGTATCCCAAGAAGTGAGTCTGCTTCCAAAGGACTGAATCAGATGAATAATAGCAATGGATCTAATAAAAAAGTAGAACTTTCTAGAATGTCTTCAACTAAATCAAGTGGAAGTGAATCTGATAGGTCAGAGAGACCTGTATTAGTACGCCAGTCAACTTTCATCAAAGAAGCTCCAAGCCCAACCCTAAGGAGAAAATTGGAGGAATCTGCTTCATTTGaatctctttctccatcttctaGACCAGATTCTCCCACAAGGTCCCAGGCACAGACTCCAGTTTTAAGTCCTTCCCTTCCTGATATGTCTCTATCTACACATTCGTCTGTTCAGTCTGGTGGATGGCGAAAACTTCCCCCTAATCTCAGTCCCACTGTAGAATATAATGATGGAAGACCTGCAAAGCGCCATGATATAACACGCTCCCATTCTGAAAGTCCTTCCAGACTTCCAATTAATAGGTCAGGAACCTGGAAACGTGAGCACAGCAAACATTCATCATCCCTTCCTCGAGTAAGCACTTGGAGAAGAACTGGAAGTTCATCTTCAATTCTTTCTGCTTCATCGGAATCCAGTGAAAAAGCAAAAAGTGAGGATGAAAAACATGTAAACTGTATTTCAGGAACCAAACAAACTAAAGAAAACCAAGTATCTATAAAAGGaacatggagaaaaataaaagaaaatgaaatttctcCCACAAATTGTACTTCTCATATTGCTTCCTCAGGTGCTGCAAATGGTGCTGAATCCAAGACACTAATTTATCAAATGGCACCTGCTGTTTCTAAAACAGAGGATGTTTGGGTGAGAATTGAGGACTGTCCCATTAACAACCCTCGATCCGGACGATCTCCCACAGGAAATACTCCCCCAGTGATTAACAGTGTTTCAGAAAAGGGAAATCCAAATGCTAAAGATTCAAAAGATAATCAGGGAAAACCAAATGTGGGTAATGGTAGTGGTCCCATACGCACCATGGGTTTGGAAAACTGCCTGAATTCCTTTATTCAGGTAAATGCCCCAGACCAAAAAGGAACTGAGGCAAAGCCGGGACAAAGTAATCCTGTCCCTGCAGCAGAGACTAATGAAAGTTCTATAGCTGAGCGTACCCCATTTGGTTCTAGCAACTCAAGCAAACACAGTTCACCTAGTGGGACTGTAGCTGCTAGAGTGACTCCTTTTAATTACAACCCAAGCCCTAGGAAAAGCAGTGCAGATAGCACTTCAGCCCGGCCATCTCAGATCCCAACGCCAGTGAATAACTCAAAGAAACGAGATTCAAAAACTGACAACACAGAATCCAGTGGAACTCAAAGTCCTAAGCGCCATTCTGGGTCTTACCTTGTGACGTCTGTTTAA